Proteins from a genomic interval of Methanofollis formosanus:
- a CDS encoding V-type ATP synthase subunit D yields MALRDVKPTRSELIDIKRKIKLSERGYNILKMKRDGLILEFFKVLKEAKDTRGEMLRKYQHAQEMIALANTVEGTIGVKAAAFSVKENPEITLKSKNIMGVVVPEIEATKVRKNLLERGYGVLGSQSVIDETAEAYEELVEAIIESAEIETTMKRLLDEIDHTKRRVNALEFKVIPELKEAAAFIKMRLDEMEREELFRLKKIKAKAAAKAEAEAAAEAAA; encoded by the coding sequence ATGGCGCTCAGAGATGTCAAGCCGACGAGGTCAGAGCTGATCGATATCAAACGCAAGATCAAGCTCTCCGAGCGCGGCTACAACATCCTCAAGATGAAGCGCGACGGGCTGATCCTTGAGTTCTTCAAGGTGCTGAAAGAGGCGAAGGACACCCGGGGCGAGATGCTGCGCAAGTACCAGCACGCCCAGGAGATGATCGCCCTTGCAAACACGGTCGAAGGGACGATCGGGGTAAAGGCTGCGGCTTTCTCCGTCAAGGAGAACCCCGAGATCACCCTCAAGTCCAAGAACATCATGGGCGTCGTCGTCCCTGAGATCGAGGCAACGAAGGTCAGGAAGAACCTGCTCGAGCGCGGCTACGGTGTGCTCGGCAGCCAGTCGGTCATCGACGAGACGGCCGAGGCCTACGAGGAACTTGTCGAGGCGATCATCGAGAGTGCCGAGATCGAGACGACGATGAAGCGCCTGCTGGACGAGATCGACCACACCAAGCGGCGTGTCAACGCCCTTGAATTCAAGGTGATCCCTGAGCTGAAGGAAGCCGCTGCGTTCATCAAGATGCGGCTCGATGAGATGGAGCGTGAAGAACTCTTCCGTCTCAAGAAGATCAAGGCAAAGGCGGCAGCCAAGGCCGAGGCCGAGGCTGCGGCCGAGGCCGCTGCATAA
- a CDS encoding ABC transporter permease, protein MAGRTDDADRGVAGVKGVAGIFLTFALRNLRRHWVRSGLAALGIVIGVAAVATLGILGNNLIILFSGLVADVSDTVVVTPHLAAASGDPFDPRSALAGGLTERDLDKIERAVGPYHAVPLFQTAELLEKGRKKGYVPVIVLHHDDMPVLLEVEDGALPPPSGNSVLVGSLLADEAEVRAGGRITLGGEDVRVAGVLEERGLGIDINPDYAVVVTHSWYTERHPEPAYDRVVVKVTDLGDIPAVKKAIEDQFNRRTEVVDVLDSREILELFYQTYDAISIFLLGIGGVALFVAGVSILNVMIISVTERFHEIGVMRSIGARRSEVMRMFLYEALILGVAGSFIGGAVSTVTGMAVTASVAETVFAGYGTVPTGLGPEGIGSVLLGMGFGLGTALLSGMYPAWKASRLDPIEALRYE, encoded by the coding sequence ATGGCAGGCCGCACAGATGACGCCGATCGAGGCGTTGCGGGGGTGAAGGGCGTGGCCGGGATCTTTCTCACCTTTGCGCTCAGGAACCTCAGGCGCCACTGGGTCAGGTCTGGGCTGGCGGCCCTCGGGATCGTCATCGGGGTCGCCGCCGTCGCCACCCTCGGGATTCTGGGCAACAACCTCATCATCCTCTTCTCCGGCCTCGTCGCCGACGTCTCCGACACCGTGGTCGTCACCCCCCACCTTGCGGCCGCAAGCGGCGACCCCTTCGACCCGCGCTCGGCCCTGGCTGGCGGGCTCACCGAACGAGACCTTGACAAGATCGAGCGGGCCGTCGGACCATACCACGCCGTGCCCCTTTTCCAGACTGCCGAACTCCTGGAGAAAGGCCGGAAAAAAGGGTATGTCCCGGTGATCGTCCTCCACCACGACGACATGCCGGTCCTCCTCGAGGTCGAGGACGGCGCCCTCCCGCCACCTTCAGGGAACAGTGTCCTCGTCGGATCGCTCCTTGCCGATGAAGCGGAGGTGCGGGCCGGCGGGCGGATCACCCTCGGCGGCGAGGACGTCCGGGTCGCCGGGGTGCTGGAGGAGCGGGGCCTGGGCATCGACATCAACCCCGACTACGCCGTTGTCGTCACCCATAGTTGGTACACCGAACGGCACCCCGAACCCGCCTACGACCGGGTGGTGGTGAAGGTCACCGACCTCGGCGACATCCCGGCGGTGAAAAAGGCCATCGAGGACCAGTTCAACCGGCGCACCGAGGTGGTGGACGTCCTGGACTCGCGGGAGATCCTCGAACTCTTCTACCAGACCTACGACGCCATCTCCATCTTCCTCCTCGGCATCGGTGGCGTCGCCCTCTTCGTCGCCGGGGTCTCGATCCTGAACGTGATGATCATCTCGGTCACCGAACGCTTCCATGAGATCGGGGTGATGCGTTCCATCGGGGCGCGGCGCAGCGAGGTGATGCGCATGTTCCTGTACGAGGCGCTCATCCTGGGTGTCGCCGGGAGCTTCATCGGCGGCGCCGTCTCTACCGTCACCGGCATGGCCGTCACCGCCTCCGTGGCGGAGACGGTCTTCGCGGGCTACGGGACCGTGCCGACCGGTCTGGGGCCCGAAGGGATCGGGTCGGTTCTCCTCGGGATGGGCTTCGGCCTTGGGACCGCACTCCTCTCCGGGATGTACCCGGCCTGGAAGGCCTCGCGCCTCGACCCGATCGAGGCGCTCCGGTACGAGTGA
- a CDS encoding phosphoglycerate kinase, translating to MSSIGTISELAPEGKTVLLRLDLNSPIDPASNQILDDKRFREHLPTIKELEESRVVILTHQSRPGKKDFSTLEGHAEKLAHLLGRPVGYVDDIFGRSAREAVASLRTGEVLMLENVRFNAEENLTLAPEAAKGTHIVRRLAAMGDVFVNDAFGTAHRSQPTVVGLPMLMRSAGGLLMEREVKNLSRVFTGAPRPVTFVLGGTKVDDSVAVAANVLENGVADQVIVIGVVANVFLTAAGYDIGTPSTDLIAQLKYTGEVARAKALLDRFGDRIIFPDQVAVREGGERAEYSIEAIPKDAPVMDIGADALRTVNEAIASSGTIVVNGPAGVFEDPTFSAGTFEILRASSKVPFSVVGGGHTAAVIEQMGLEAAFTHISTGGGACIEFLTGKKLPAVAALERSREIFG from the coding sequence ATGTCGTCGATTGGGACGATCAGCGAGCTGGCGCCTGAGGGGAAGACGGTCCTTCTCCGTCTGGACCTCAACTCCCCTATTGACCCGGCTTCGAACCAGATCCTGGATGACAAGCGGTTCCGCGAGCATCTCCCGACGATCAAGGAGCTTGAGGAGAGTCGCGTCGTTATTCTGACTCACCAGAGTCGGCCGGGCAAGAAGGATTTCTCCACTCTGGAGGGGCATGCCGAGAAGCTCGCCCATCTCCTGGGCCGGCCGGTAGGGTATGTCGACGATATCTTCGGCCGGTCGGCGCGGGAGGCGGTCGCGTCCCTGCGGACCGGCGAGGTGCTGATGCTCGAGAATGTCAGGTTCAACGCGGAGGAGAACCTGACGCTCGCGCCTGAGGCGGCGAAGGGGACGCATATCGTCCGCCGTCTTGCGGCGATGGGCGACGTCTTCGTCAACGATGCTTTCGGGACGGCCCACCGTTCACAACCGACGGTAGTCGGTCTGCCCATGCTGATGCGTTCGGCCGGCGGGCTCCTGATGGAGCGCGAGGTGAAGAACCTCTCCCGCGTCTTCACGGGGGCGCCGCGGCCGGTGACGTTTGTCCTGGGCGGGACGAAGGTGGATGACTCGGTCGCGGTGGCGGCGAATGTCCTGGAGAACGGCGTCGCCGACCAGGTGATCGTCATCGGTGTCGTGGCCAATGTCTTCCTCACGGCGGCAGGCTACGATATCGGGACACCGTCGACCGACCTGATCGCCCAGTTGAAGTACACGGGCGAGGTCGCCAGGGCGAAGGCCCTCCTTGACCGGTTCGGTGACCGGATCATCTTCCCCGACCAGGTGGCCGTCCGCGAGGGCGGCGAGCGGGCCGAGTATTCGATCGAGGCGATCCCGAAGGATGCGCCGGTGATGGATATCGGTGCCGACGCGCTTCGGACGGTGAACGAGGCGATCGCGTCCTCAGGGACGATCGTCGTCAACGGCCCCGCGGGGGTCTTCGAGGATCCGACCTTCTCTGCCGGCACCTTCGAGATCCTGCGGGCCTCTTCAAAGGTGCCGTTCTCGGTGGTCGGCGGCGGTCATACCGCGGCGGTCATCGAGCAGATGGGGCTCGAAGCGGCCTTCACCCATATATCCACCGGGGGGGGCGCGTGTATCGAGTTCCTGACCGGCAAGAAACTCCCGGCGGTCGCGGCATTGGAGCGGTCGCGGGAGATCTTTGGGTGA